The following nucleotide sequence is from Corynebacterium hindlerae.
TGGCCGGATGCTGCCCGAGGGCTTTCAATCTTGGGAGTTCTTTTCCTACACGCCACCCTGGCTGTGCCAAACGGCGAATTCAGCCTCCCCGCTCGGATCAACGAGTTTTTGGACCCCATGCGCATGCCACTGTTTTTTGTGGTCAGTGGCTTTCTAGCTGCCAAGGTCCTCCACTTTTCGCTTCGGGAGCTACTGTTCAAGCGTCTGTGGTTCATCGGTCTGCCTTACTTCATGTGGGCTCCCGTGGAACTATGGCTCAAATACCGCGAATGGCACCACTTCCTCGATGACAAAGCCCCCACCCTTGAGATGGTGCTGGATGCCACCAAGGAAGGCGCGAATCTGCTGTGGTTCCTGTACTGCTTGGTCATCGTGACCGCGTTCGCTTGGATCACCCGGAGACTCTCCACACCGTGGGCCCTAGCCGTCAGCTTTGTGCCGCTGGTGTTTCTCCTGATCCCAGAGCGCCCCATCATTGTTAACCACGTGATGTTGTACCTGCCGATCTTCATGGTTGGTGTGCGGCTGAAGTCGCTCATCATTAGCTTCACCGAACACATCTTCCACCCACTGAGCCTGGCAGCCACAGCCGTGACCTGGTGGATGTACTTGGAACTGCACAACATCTGGCTGACGAAGTGGAGCGTCGATTTCCAGGGGTGGTTGCTGCCTGGGCACGTGGTCCTTAGCTTTGATGACTCGGAACTCGTTGTACGCCTGGTACTGCGGATCCTCGCGCTTCCGGCCGCACTGACGCTAGCGGTGCTGCTCACCAAGATTCCTGGCGTGTTCCCGCTCCTACGGTTCTTCGGACGCAACACCTTGGTGCTGTACATTGGGCACGGATTCGGCCTGACCTTGCTGTTTAACTACCAGTTCCTGTTCAGCGGACTGCCATTTGAACTGGGCGCAACTAACCCGCTGCATAACACGACGGTGTGGGTGTGGGCCTGCGTCGCCTTCAGCTTGATTGGTGGTGCCGCTTTCCACGGGATTTCTCGCATTCCGGTTCTGGGTTGGACCGTCAAGCCACCAGCGGTCTACCACCAGTTGGTTAGCACCAAGGCCCCAGCGCAAGCTCGTTCCGCGCACCGGCTACTGTTGAAGTAACTTGCGTGTAACGAGCTAGGAAGAAGTTACCTGTGCGTTTTTTCTACGACACCGAATTCATTGAAGACGGTGAGACCATCGAGCTTGTCTCGATCGCGATCGTCGCCGAGGACGGTCGGGAATTTTATGCGGTGTCTACTGAGTTTGATCCGGCAAAGGCGAACCCATGGGTACAGGCGCACGTGCTGTCGCAGCTTCCAAACCCGAGCGACCCGGCCTGGAAATCCCTCGCTGATATTAGACAAGGCGTGTACGAGTTTCTTATGGCGAGTGGCACACAGGTGCAGCTGTGGGCATGGGTTGGTGCCTACGATCATGTCGTGCTGGCGCAACTGTGGGGCGACATGGCAGGGCTGCCCAAGGCGTTGCCACGATACACCAGGGAACTGAAACAATATTGGGAAATGGCAGGACGCCCCAAGCTGCCTCCTACGCCGCAAGGCAACCACGACGCACTCATTGACGCCCGACACAACCTCGCCAAGTTCCGCGCGTGCATGGAAGCGTTGCCCCTACAACCCAACAATAGAGTGCGTTAACCTGCGACTGTGGTAGCTTTTGGGATGTGAGTTGGACTGTTGATATCCCCGTACATGAGCTTCCGAGCCTCCCGCCCCTGCCACCAGGATTGGAGGAGCGATTCCGCGATGTCATTTCCCGGGACGCTAAACAACAGCCATCCTGGGATGAAAAGCAAGCGGTAGCAGTGCGCCGCATCCTCGAGACGGTGCCACCGATCGTCGTTCCGCAGGAGATCCGCGAACTGAAGACCCTCCTGGCAGACGTCGCACTGGGCAAGGCATTTTTGCTGCAAGGTGGCGACTGTGCGGAAACCTTCGAAAGCAATACCGAACAGCACATCAAAGCAAACATCAAGACGTTGCTCCAGATGGCTGTTGTGCTGACCTACGGTGCCTCCACCCCAGTGGTGAAGATGGCCCGTATCGCCGGGCAGTACGCAAAGCCACGTTCTTCCGATCTGGATGCCAACGGTTTGCCTAATTACCGTGGTGACATTGTCAACGGCGTGGAAGCAACCCCAGAGGCCCGTAGGCACGACCCAGCACGAATGATTCGTGCCTACGCGAACTCTTCGGCTGCCATGAATCTGGTGCGAGCATTGACCAGCTCTGGCACAGCGGACCTGCGTAGCCTCCACGAGTGGAACCGCGAGTTTGTGCAAAGCTCCCCAGCTGGTGCCCGCTACGAGGCGCTGGCTCGGGAAATTGAAGCCGGACTGCGTTTCATGGACGCCTGTGGCGTGGACGATCCGGGCCTGCGCTCAGCGAATATTTTCGCTTCCCACGAGGCACTTCTCGTGGACTACGAACGTGCGATGTTGCGCCTGGACGACAACAACGAAGAACTCTGGGACTTGTCCGCACACCAGCTGTGGATCGGCGAGCGCACGCGTGGCCTTGATGATTTCCACGTGAACTTCGCTGCCCTGATCGCTAACCCGGTTGGAATCAAGATCGGACCAACGATCACTCCTGAAGAAGCTGTGGCTTACGTCGAACGACTCGACCCGAACAACGAGCCAGGCCGGGTCACCATCGTGGCACGTATGGGCCACGACAAGATCCGCGAGGTCCTGCCCGGCATTGTCCAAGCAGTAGAGGACAGCGGTCATAAGGTCATCTGGCAGTCTGACCCGATGCACGGCAACACCTACACCTCCTCAAACGGTTACAAGACGCGCCACTTTGACAAGGTCATCGATGAAGTTCAGGGCTTCTTCGAGGTACACCGCGCACTGGGCACCCACCCGGGTGGCATCCACATCGAGCTCACTGGCGAAAACGTCACCGAATGCCTCGGTGGTGCAGAGGACATCACCGACGTTGACCTGCCAGGCCGTTACGAGTCTGCGTGCGATCCGCGTCTCAACACCCAGCAGTCTCTGGAGCTGTCGTTCCTCGTTGCGGAGATGCTCCGCAACCAGCACCGGTAATAACAAAAGACACCACCACGATCAGGGGATATTGGGCCACCGCGAAAGCGCCCAGTATCCCCTGATTGCTTGTCAGTAGCATTCCCGCTGACATGGCCACCAGTCCCCACCACCGCAGCCACGAAGGGCACTGGGGGAGTGCAATTAGCACGATCAACCACGTGAAGTGGTGCGTCCAACTAATTGGACTCAGCAACAACCCGAGCCCCGCGGTAAGAACCAAGGACCACACCGCGTCCGTGCAGCGCCAGATCACCACTCCTGCACCGATCAACACCACAGCCAGCACGACCGGAACTAGATCGCCTCCACCCATGCGCACCAACACGCCCTGCAGGGAAGCGTTCTGAAGGTAGGCGACATCTCCGACCCGGGCCGGCGTCCACAGCGCCTCGGTGAAGTAATACCAGGAATCGTGGGGCTTAAGAACGGCGGCAAGGGACGTCGTTAAGCCTGCTGCTCCCGCCATGCCGATGAGACCTCGCGTATCGCGGCGCAGCAAGAACCACAGCAGGAAAATCGCTGGGGTGATTTTGATGGCGGCCGCGATACCGGTCAGTGCGCCACGAGGCAACCAGCGTGGTCGGTGGCCGTAGGCGTCGGCGAGGACGAGCGTCATGAGGAAGAAATTGATCTGG
It contains:
- a CDS encoding acyltransferase family protein; translated protein: MKVAVEKKQYLEWPDAARGLSILGVLFLHATLAVPNGEFSLPARINEFLDPMRMPLFFVVSGFLAAKVLHFSLRELLFKRLWFIGLPYFMWAPVELWLKYREWHHFLDDKAPTLEMVLDATKEGANLLWFLYCLVIVTAFAWITRRLSTPWALAVSFVPLVFLLIPERPIIVNHVMLYLPIFMVGVRLKSLIISFTEHIFHPLSLAATAVTWWMYLELHNIWLTKWSVDFQGWLLPGHVVLSFDDSELVVRLVLRILALPAALTLAVLLTKIPGVFPLLRFFGRNTLVLYIGHGFGLTLLFNYQFLFSGLPFELGATNPLHNTTVWVWACVAFSLIGGAAFHGISRIPVLGWTVKPPAVYHQLVSTKAPAQARSAHRLLLK
- a CDS encoding polyadenylate-specific 3'-exoribonuclease AS, giving the protein MRFFYDTEFIEDGETIELVSIAIVAEDGREFYAVSTEFDPAKANPWVQAHVLSQLPNPSDPAWKSLADIRQGVYEFLMASGTQVQLWAWVGAYDHVVLAQLWGDMAGLPKALPRYTRELKQYWEMAGRPKLPPTPQGNHDALIDARHNLAKFRACMEALPLQPNNRVR
- a CDS encoding class II 3-deoxy-7-phosphoheptulonate synthase, translating into MSWTVDIPVHELPSLPPLPPGLEERFRDVISRDAKQQPSWDEKQAVAVRRILETVPPIVVPQEIRELKTLLADVALGKAFLLQGGDCAETFESNTEQHIKANIKTLLQMAVVLTYGASTPVVKMARIAGQYAKPRSSDLDANGLPNYRGDIVNGVEATPEARRHDPARMIRAYANSSAAMNLVRALTSSGTADLRSLHEWNREFVQSSPAGARYEALAREIEAGLRFMDACGVDDPGLRSANIFASHEALLVDYERAMLRLDDNNEELWDLSAHQLWIGERTRGLDDFHVNFAALIANPVGIKIGPTITPEEAVAYVERLDPNNEPGRVTIVARMGHDKIREVLPGIVQAVEDSGHKVIWQSDPMHGNTYTSSNGYKTRHFDKVIDEVQGFFEVHRALGTHPGGIHIELTGENVTECLGGAEDITDVDLPGRYESACDPRLNTQQSLELSFLVAEMLRNQHR
- a CDS encoding glycosyltransferase 87 family protein, which encodes MPVFVWVAVGAVLAAARFSWQGFRAPIDVEVYVQGGRLLLSGQNLYAADVPVTGTELPFTYPPFAAVVFAVVAWLPMPLVIVLHHAGMVACAWLVVRWLRLSPYWLVLMLLLQPSFGSLTFGQINFFLMTLVLADAYGHRPRWLPRGALTGIAAAIKITPAIFLLWFLLRRDTRGLIGMAGAAGLTTSLAAVLKPHDSWYYFTEALWTPARVGDVAYLQNASLQGVLVRMGGGDLVPVVLAVVLIGAGVVIWRCTDAVWSLVLTAGLGLLLSPISWTHHFTWLIVLIALPQCPSWLRWWGLVAMSAGMLLTSNQGILGAFAVAQYPLIVVVSFVITGAGCGASPQRGTTAPETAGC